From a single Leclercia sp. AS011 genomic region:
- a CDS encoding MFS transporter codes for MFGQWLALVIIVLVYIPVTIDATVLHVAAPTLSMTLDASGNELLWIIDIYSLVMAGMVLPMGALGDRIGFKRLLVMGSTLFGLSSLAAAFAPSAGWLIVARASLAIGAAMIIPATLAGIRTLFPDARRRNIALGVWAAVGSGGAAFGPLVGGMLLAHFYWGSVFLINVPIVLLVVSLAARFIPAQQGRPEQPLNITHALMLIVAILLLVFSAKTALKGGLSPWQVAGTLLTGAAMLWIFVRIQLRAPTPMIDIRLFGHRIILSGVVMAMTAMIALVGFELLMAQELQFVHGFTPFEAGMFMLPVMVASGFSGPIAGVLVGRLGLRIVATGGMGLSALSFIGLSMLDFSTQQWQAWGLMVLLGFSAASALLASTSAIMAAAPKEKAAAAGAIETMSYELGAGLGIAIFGLLLTRSFSASIELPSGLDASLAEHASSSIGEAVKVAQGLSPSLAESVIEAAKTAFITSHSVALGSAGAMLLLLAIGIWFSLAKVAQQ; via the coding sequence ATGTTTGGTCAGTGGTTAGCGTTAGTGATTATTGTGCTGGTCTATATTCCGGTGACGATCGATGCCACGGTGCTGCACGTCGCCGCCCCGACGCTGAGCATGACCCTGGATGCCAGCGGCAATGAATTGCTGTGGATCATTGATATCTACTCTCTGGTGATGGCCGGGATGGTGCTGCCGATGGGGGCGCTCGGGGATCGCATCGGCTTTAAGCGGCTGCTGGTCATGGGCAGCACCCTGTTTGGCCTCTCGTCGCTGGCGGCGGCCTTTGCTCCTTCGGCGGGGTGGCTGATTGTGGCGCGGGCCTCGCTGGCCATCGGCGCGGCGATGATCATTCCCGCTACGCTTGCCGGGATCCGCACGCTGTTCCCGGATGCGCGTCGGCGCAACATTGCCCTTGGCGTCTGGGCCGCGGTGGGGTCCGGCGGGGCGGCCTTTGGCCCGCTGGTGGGCGGCATGCTGCTGGCGCATTTCTACTGGGGATCGGTATTTTTGATCAACGTCCCGATTGTGCTGCTGGTGGTCTCCCTGGCGGCGCGTTTTATTCCCGCTCAGCAGGGACGGCCTGAGCAGCCCCTGAACATTACCCACGCCCTGATGCTGATCGTGGCGATTTTGCTGCTGGTGTTTAGCGCTAAAACGGCGCTGAAAGGGGGGCTATCTCCATGGCAGGTAGCGGGCACGCTGCTGACCGGGGCGGCGATGCTGTGGATCTTTGTCCGCATCCAGCTCCGCGCCCCTACGCCGATGATCGACATCCGTCTGTTCGGCCACCGCATTATTCTCAGCGGGGTGGTGATGGCGATGACGGCGATGATCGCCCTGGTAGGTTTTGAGCTGCTGATGGCGCAGGAGCTGCAGTTCGTTCACGGCTTCACGCCGTTCGAAGCGGGAATGTTTATGCTGCCGGTGATGGTCGCCAGTGGCTTTAGCGGGCCGATCGCCGGAGTGCTGGTAGGGCGTCTTGGGCTGCGGATCGTGGCGACCGGCGGCATGGGGCTGAGCGCGCTGAGCTTTATCGGGCTGTCGATGCTCGATTTCAGCACTCAGCAGTGGCAGGCCTGGGGCCTGATGGTGCTGCTGGGCTTTAGTGCGGCGAGCGCCTTGCTGGCCTCGACCTCAGCGATCATGGCCGCCGCGCCAAAAGAGAAGGCGGCTGCGGCCGGGGCGATTGAGACCATGTCCTATGAGCTGGGGGCCGGGCTGGGGATTGCGATCTTTGGTCTGCTGTTGACCCGCAGTTTCTCGGCGTCGATTGAACTGCCGTCCGGGCTGGATGCTTCGCTGGCGGAGCATGCCTCCTCGTCCATTGGCGAGGCGGTGAAGGTCGCCCAGGGGTTGTCGCCATCGCTGGCGGAGTCGGTGATTGAGGCGGCAAAAACCG